Within Thermomicrobiales bacterium, the genomic segment TCAGCGCCGAGGCGGCGAAGGTGGCAGTCCAGCGTCTCGTCGACCTGCTCGTCGAGCAATTGGACGCAGCACCGGGTACCGACGACGCATCCGCAGACGAATCAGAATCGCTGACTCCGGCCGCCAAGCGCCGCCGGACGCGACGCCGCAACAAGCTCATCGAGCAACTGGGCAAGAACGCGATTGAAGATGAGACTGTTGTCATTGATGTCGCCCAGGATGAGGATCCGTTCATGATGCCGTTCGAGATCATCACCGGCGTCGCGCCAGACGAGCTGCCGGATACGCTGCGCGAGATCATGCGCGCGTCTGGCCCGCAACGCATGCGGCGCACGGTTTCTGTTGCCGAAGCACGGCGCATCCTGGCGCACGAAGAGGCCGAGCGGCTCGTGGACATCGACACCGTGATCGACGAGGCGCTGAAGCGCGTTGAGGAGTCTGGCGTCGTCTTCATCGACGAGATTGACAAGACGATCAACGACGGCGACTACGGCCCGGATGTCTCCGGTGAGGGTGTCCAGCGCGATCTGTTGCCGATCATCGAGGGCTCAGTCGTCGCGACACGCTACGGTCCGGTGCGCACCGATCACATCCTGTTCGTTGCGGCCGGCTCGTTCTCGTCGCACCGCCCGAGCGATCTGATCCCGGAGCTGCAGGGGCGCTTTCCGATCCGCGTCGAGCTCGACAGCCTCGAAGAGGACGATCTGTACGAGATCCTCACAGCCCCGGACAACGCCCTCGCCCGTCAGGCGACTGCCCTGCTTGCGACCGAGGGAATTCAGGTCGAGTTCCAGGACGAGGCACTGCGCGAGATCGCCCGGCTGGCCGCAGACGTAAACGCGAGAACGGAAGATATCGGCGCGCGCCGCCTGCAAACCATCGTCGAGCGCGTCCTCGAAGACATCTCGTTCGATGCGCCGGAGCAGGGCACCAGCAGCGTTGTCATTGACGTTGCCTACGTCACCGAGCACGTCGGCGATATTGCCACCGATGACGACCTGAGTAACGCGATTCTCTAGCAATCACGCAGCAATGGGAGCGGGGGAGATGGGATCAGCGACCGTGACGGACACCGACGCAAAGACGGATCGAGACTTCGTCCTCAGCGTCATCGTGCCGGTCTACAACGAAGTGCGCACCATCACCGAAATCCTTCAGAGCGTCCGAGCTGTGGACATCCCCAAGCAGATCATCGTCGTTGATGACATGTCGACCGACGGAACCCGCGAGAAGCTTGAGGACGAACGGCAACACCCCGATACGATTGTCGTCCTCCACGACGTGAATCGCGGCAAGGGCGGCGCGGTCCGAACCGGACTCGAGCACGCTACCGGCGACATCGTGCTGATCCAGGACGCCGACCTTGAATACGACCCGCGTGACTACCGCGTCCTGCTACGGCCGATCCTCGAAGGGCGAGCCGAAGCCGTCTATGGATCGCGATTCCTCGGCGAGCACAAGGCCATGTACTTCTGGCATGCGCTGGGCAACAAGTTCCTGACGCTGGTGACCAACGTGCTGTTCGACACCACGCTGACCGATATGGAGACGTGTTACAAAGTTTTCACCATAGACATTGCCAAGTCACTGAACATCCAGCAAATGCGCTGGGGAATTGACCCGGAGATCACGGCCAAGATCCTGCGAGATGGACACCGTATCTACGAAGTGCCCATCTCCTACAACGGGCGAGAGTTCTGGGAGGGCAAGAAAATATCGTGGAAAGATGCATTCGTCGTGTTGCGAACGCTCATCCGATACCGCTTTTTCCGCTAGGACCCACGAGCTAGCAGGAGGACTGAGATGCCTCGACTTGCACTTGCAGTCGATCTGGGTGGCACGAATCTTCGCGCTGCCGTCGTTGACCGCGATGGTGTCATCCAGTCCGAGACACAGCAGCGGACCCAGGCATCCGAAGGTCCGGATGCCGTCATCGCCCGCATTGGTGCCGCCGTGAACGACATCGCTGAGAGCAACCAGGTGCCGAAGGATGTGCCGGTAGGCATCGCATCGCCGGGCCCACTCGATCCTCGTACCGGCGTTGTCTATTTCTCACCAAACCTGCCGGGCTGGACCAATATCCCGCTTGCGACGAAACTGCGTGAACACACGAACCGTGAAGTTGTCCTGAGCAACGATGCCAATGCAGCGGGGCTCGGCGAGGTATTTTTTGGCGCGGGCAAAGGCACGCGGAACCTGCTCTACATCGGGCTGGGAACGGGTGTCGGTGGCGGGATCTACTCCGAAGGCATGCTGATCGACGGTGTGCGTGGCATGGGTGGCGAGCTGGGGCATGTGACCGTCGATCTCAACGGGCCGCGTTGCACCTGTGGATCGGCAGGCTGCATCGAAGCCTATACCTCCGCCTGGGCGCTGACGCGAGACGCGCTCGCACTCGTCGATAGTGGTCGCGGCGATGCCATCCTCAAGGCAGCCGGAGATCGCGGTACGGTCGGGCCACGGGCGATCGGCGAGGCAGCGAGCGACGGAGACGCCGCCGCGCTCGCGCTACTGGATCGCGCCGGCAGGGCGCTGGGTGCCGGCATGGCGAGCTTCGTCAACATCTTCAATCCCGAAGTCATTGCCATCGGCGGCGGCGTGTCGCTGATCGGCGAGCCGCTGCTCCAGCCCGCCCGACAAGCACTTGCCGCATTTGCGATGCCGATCATGCTGGAGAGCGTCAAGGTCGTGCCGTCGCAGTTGGGCGTCAAAACCGGGATCTACGGTGCGGCCGCGCTCGTGTTTTACGACGGTCCTCGCTAACCTCTGCCCTGAACTTCGAGCCAATTTCTGCAGATCCACCCGTTAAGACGCTTGACAGTGGATTTCGCATCCGTGTATAGTCCGCGCCGAACGAACAGATCGCACTACAAGTACGATCCCGCTTTGGCCCGCGTGAGGATGACGACCGCGAGCCAGTTATTCGCAGCAAGTGCCGCGGTATGTCCCGTTATTTGGGAACTGCATGCAATGCGCCGAACTCCTCACACGGTGACTCCGTACGCTGGAGTGGTTCAGGTGACGGTTGTTTGATGGTCGGCTGCGTGACGGTCGTTGGACTTTCGCCCGATCGTTCCCGCGACGATAACGGATCGTCCGGTCGGCGACCGCTCAGAGGAAGGCGTTCCCGGAGATGTTCATTTATCGTCAAGCGCGTGATGTGGTTTATACCAACGATTCTCGCTATCGCCATGGTGACGGCGGAAGGATTCATCCTGATGTGAATCTGACGCCAGGCAGTCCGTTCCAACCTGCAGGTGCCAATAACCTGCGCGAAGACATCATCAAGCAGATCGAAAAGCAGTACGGGCTCGACAAGCCTCTACCGGTGCGATTCGTGATCTATCTCGGCAAAGCCGTGCGCGGCGACTTCGGTGAGTCCTACACACGGCGGCCACAGCAGGTGAATGACATCATTCGCCGTGGCTTCCCGGTTTCACTGCAGCTCGGTGCGATGGCCCTGGTTCTTGCCTCAGTCGGCGGCATCCTCCTTGGTGTGCTGGCCGCGGTGAATCAGAACGGATGGCTCGACTACTTCAGCGCCACGCTCGCGATCCTCTTCTACAGCGTCCCCAGCTTCGTTCTTGGCATTCTCCTGTTGCTTCTGTTTGTCATCTGGATACCTGACTGGACAGGATGGAGATTCTTCCCGCTCAGCGGGTGGGAGAGTCCGCGCGCGTGGGTTCTCCCAAC encodes:
- a CDS encoding ROK family protein, yielding MPRLALAVDLGGTNLRAAVVDRDGVIQSETQQRTQASEGPDAVIARIGAAVNDIAESNQVPKDVPVGIASPGPLDPRTGVVYFSPNLPGWTNIPLATKLREHTNREVVLSNDANAAGLGEVFFGAGKGTRNLLYIGLGTGVGGGIYSEGMLIDGVRGMGGELGHVTVDLNGPRCTCGSAGCIEAYTSAWALTRDALALVDSGRGDAILKAAGDRGTVGPRAIGEAASDGDAAALALLDRAGRALGAGMASFVNIFNPEVIAIGGGVSLIGEPLLQPARQALAAFAMPIMLESVKVVPSQLGVKTGIYGAAALVFYDGPR
- a CDS encoding ABC transporter permease, yielding MNLTPGSPFQPAGANNLREDIIKQIEKQYGLDKPLPVRFVIYLGKAVRGDFGESYTRRPQQVNDIIRRGFPVSLQLGAMALVLASVGGILLGVLAAVNQNGWLDYFSATLAILFYSVPSFVLGILLLLLFVIWIPDWTGWRFFPLSGWESPRAWVLPTIALGAGPLAQLARYTRSSMIDVIRSDYVRTARAKGLAEQKVVLKHVLKNALIPVITLIGPLFAALGTGSFFVEQVFGIPGIGKFFVVSMSSKDQPMIMAVVLLYGTFLAAMNLVVDILYGVIDPRIRMSIRGE
- the hslU gene encoding ATP-dependent protease ATPase subunit HslU, which gives rise to MTELTPKAIVAELDRYVIGQTAAKRAVAVALRTRWRRRQLDDDLRDEVQPRNILMVGPTGVGKTEIARRVSRIVHAPFVKVEATKFTETGYVGRDVESMIRDLVETSIAMLHKERMEAVSAEAAKVAVQRLVDLLVEQLDAAPGTDDASADESESLTPAAKRRRTRRRNKLIEQLGKNAIEDETVVIDVAQDEDPFMMPFEIITGVAPDELPDTLREIMRASGPQRMRRTVSVAEARRILAHEEAERLVDIDTVIDEALKRVEESGVVFIDEIDKTINDGDYGPDVSGEGVQRDLLPIIEGSVVATRYGPVRTDHILFVAAGSFSSHRPSDLIPELQGRFPIRVELDSLEEDDLYEILTAPDNALARQATALLATEGIQVEFQDEALREIARLAADVNARTEDIGARRLQTIVERVLEDISFDAPEQGTSSVVIDVAYVTEHVGDIATDDDLSNAIL
- a CDS encoding glycosyltransferase family 2 protein, with protein sequence MGSATVTDTDAKTDRDFVLSVIVPVYNEVRTITEILQSVRAVDIPKQIIVVDDMSTDGTREKLEDERQHPDTIVVLHDVNRGKGGAVRTGLEHATGDIVLIQDADLEYDPRDYRVLLRPILEGRAEAVYGSRFLGEHKAMYFWHALGNKFLTLVTNVLFDTTLTDMETCYKVFTIDIAKSLNIQQMRWGIDPEITAKILRDGHRIYEVPISYNGREFWEGKKISWKDAFVVLRTLIRYRFFR